Proteins encoded in a region of the Tripterygium wilfordii isolate XIE 37 chromosome 21, ASM1340144v1, whole genome shotgun sequence genome:
- the LOC119989337 gene encoding uncharacterized protein LOC119989337 isoform X1: MAGNGLPSLGRVKLTDLVPAEGLPSDSYKQSVLTLSQSLAQYSAAIIQFSASDGALLRSGLDSARLYFHQRASYPVEDMINGNDSREWCKTSGYFANPQLWQETYDYRPGVTPMEPNNTLECPPAGLPDIFPMLGKAARDILDAISFYLNLRSSPFTEILDNVPLRSREVSASVLSVCCHARPSFQGAQHHNLTTQEDGQLSMYPDHEHQADKGLIYLVKSDRPGLHVRDFNGQWILVDGDLGPQEAIVFPGLALYQATAGYVNPALHRTEVNDMPTNIYGRCSLTFKLMPKSMTHLSCSEMRAAGHGVEAQFQLPVPVDDFMQRSHPTDQLFNRHSFQGFNFPTAQDGSARPMIRRRKTISKCKSLPPSKRLRLEAQRVLKERVQDIADKKGIKLRFCNLKECENHIHALDSPCANIRMEIGWPAGVPFVHPHDLPNKAKIGFLEAYEPGWAETQEMDFTEPGQTGQHSVSCNSPLYLIFFYFPLTWMHTQLHMYMLLTTNTKKVLAVSGILRCCFICTVTSMLCEDHRTCTPLSWGKKELTSFF; this comes from the exons ATGGCAGGCAATGGTCTGCCATCTTTGGGACGTGTCAAGCTCACTGATCTCGTGCCTGCTGAAGGCCTTCCTTCTGATTCTTATAAGCAATCAGTCTTGACTTTGTCACAATCACTTGCGCAATATTCGGCTGCCATCATTCAGTTTTCAGCTAGTGATGGGGCTCTTTTAAGATCTGGTCTAGACTCTGCTCGCCTTTACTTCCATCAGAGGGCATCTTACCCAGTTGAAGATATGATTAATGGCAATGATTCTCGTGAGTGGTGCAAGACATCTGGTTACTTTGCAAATCCTCAGCTGTGGCAGGAAACCTATGATTATAGACCAGGAGTGACGCCTATGGAGCCCAACAATACATTGGAGTGCCCTCCTGCAGGTTTGCCTGATATATTTCCCATGCTTGGAAAGGCAGCTAGAGATATACTGGATGCCATAAGCTTCTATTTAAATTTACGCAGCTCTCCATTTACTGAAATACTTGATAATGTTCCCTTGAGGAGTCGGGAAGTATCTGCCTCAGTACTTTCTGTCTGCTGTCATGCAAGGCCATCGTTCCAGGGAGCACAACACCATAATTTAACAACACAAGAGGATGGTCAGCTCAGTATGTATCCTGACCATGAGCATCAAGCTGATAAAGGTCTGATATATCTTGTTAAGTCAGATAGGCCAGGTTTGCATGTGAGAGACTTCAATGGTCAGTGGATTCTCGTAGATGGAGATCTTGGTCCTCAAGAAGCTATTGTTTTCCCCGGACTTGCACTCTATCAAGCAACAGCAGGCTATGTTAACCCTGCATTGCACAGAACTGAGGTTAATGATATGCCGACTAACATTTATGGGCGCTGCTCTCTGACTTTCAAACTTATGCCTAAGTCTATGACCCATCTTAGTTGCTCAGAAATGAGAGCAGCTGGTCATGGTGTTGAAGCTCAATTCCAGCTTCCGGTACCTGTGGATGACTTCATGCAGAGATCTCACCCAACTGATCAGCTCTTTAACAGGCATAGTTTCCAGGGTTTCAATTTCCCTACGGCACAAGATG GATCTGCGAGGCCCATGATCAGGAGGAGGAAGACTATTTCAAAATGTAAATCTTTGCCACCTTCGAAGAGATTGAGGCTAGAGGCTCAAAGGGTTCTTAAGGAGAGGGTTCAAGACATTGCAGACAAGAAAGGCATTAAGTTAAGGTTCTGTAACTTGAAGGAATGTGAGAATCACATTCATGCCCTAGATAGTCCATGTGCAAATATCAGAATGGAGATTGGGTGGCCAGCTGGAGTGCCGTTTGTTCATCCTCATGATTTACCTAATAAGGCAAAAATTGGTTTTCTCGAAGCATATGAGCCTGGTTGGGCAGAAACTCAAGAAATGGATTTTACCGAACCCGGACAGACGGGTCAACACTCAGTTAGCTGTAATTCTCCTCTTTATCTCATATTCTTTTACTTTCCACTCACATGGATGCATACACAACTTCACATGTACATGCTGCTGACTACTAATACGAAGAAAGTGCTGGCTGTCTCAGGAATATTGCGATGCTGCTTTATTTGCACAGTTACCTCAATGTTATGTGAAGACCACAGAACCTGTACTCCACTGAGTTGGGGGAAGAAAGAACTgactagttttttttaa
- the LOC119988613 gene encoding probable BOI-related E3 ubiquitin-protein ligase 3 produces the protein MMNPIEANSCIYNTQMGYGLPLSGTTTVETLLPTIYGSGITDSKTNTAPIKSESGLTYNNIHQLLPRKRSRETYSSSFNIINPLLSMQLQQQQQFDIEHLISQHMEQVRVEIEENRKRQARRIIEGIEEGMMKRLRAKEDEIRKIGKLNSALEDRVKSLCMENQIWRDLAQTNEAAANAIRTNLEQVLAATTRLGDAAAAVMDDAQSCCGSTGGGGGEEEEVEQRMMVNRAHGKGSSRTSRMCRNCGKGGACVLLLPCRHLCLCTVCGSNLHTCPICKSTKNASVHINMS, from the exons ATGATGAACCCGATCGAAGCAAATTCCTGTATCTACAACACACAGATGGGGTACGGACTACCATTATCGGGAACAACTACGGTGGAGACGCTCCTCCCCACCATATACGGCTCTGGAATCACCGATTCGAAAACTAATACTGCTCCGATCAAATCAGAGAGCGGACTCACCTACAACAATATTCACCAGCTATTGCCCAGAAAGCGTTCGAGAGAGACCTACTCTTCTTCCTTCAACATCATCAATCCTCTCTTGTCTATGCAAttacaacagcagcagcagttcGACATCGAACACCTCATCTCGCAACAC ATGGAGCAGGTGAGGGTGGAGATTGAGGAGAATCGGAAGAGACAAGCGAGGAGAATAATCGAAGGTATCGAGGAAGGAATGATGAAGAGACTGAGAGCCAAAGAAGACGAGATTCGAAAGATCGGGAAACTGAACTCCGCACTCGAAGATAGAGTCAAGTCGTTATGTATGGAGAATCAAATCTGGCGCGATCTGGCTCAGACAAACGAAGCCGCAGCAAACGCTATCCGTACAAACCTGGAGCAGGTACTAGCGGCGACAACACGATTAGGCGACGCGGCGGCGGCAGTGATGGACGATGCACAGTCGTGCTGCGGGAGCACTGGTGGCGGTGGTGGGGAGGAAGAAGAGGTGGAGCAGCGCATGATGGTAAATAGGGCGCATGGTAAAGGTAGTTCAAGAACAAGTAGGATGTGCAGGAATTGCGGGAAAGGAGGCGCGTGCGTGCTATTACTGCCGTGCAGGCATTTGTGTTTGTGTACGGTTTGCGGGTCGAATCTCCATACTTGCCCCATCTGTAAATCCACCAAGAACGCTAGTGTACATATTAACATGTcttaa
- the LOC119989337 gene encoding uncharacterized protein LOC119989337 isoform X2 has protein sequence MAGNGLPSLGRVKLTDLVPAEGLPSDSYKQSVLTLSQSLAQYSAAIIQFSASDGALLRSGLDSARLYFHQRASYPVEDMINGNDSREWCKTSGYFANPQLWQETYDYRPGVTPMEPNNTLECPPAGLPDIFPMLGKAARDILDAISFYLNLRSSPFTEILDNVPLRSREVSASVLSVCCHARPSFQGAQHHNLTTQEDGQLSMYPDHEHQADKGLIYLVKSDRPGLHVRDFNGQWILVDGDLGPQEAIVFPGLALYQATAGYVNPALHRTEVNDMPTNIYGRCSLTFKLMPKSMTHLSCSEMRAAGHGVEAQFQLPVPVDDFMQRSHPTDQLFNRHSFQGFNFPTAQDGSARPMIRRRKTISKCKSLPPSKRLRLEAQRVLKERVQDIADKKGIKLRFCNLKECENHIHALDSPCANIRMEIGWPAGVPFVHPHDLPNKAKIGFLEAYEPGWAETQEMDFTEPGQTGQHSVS, from the exons ATGGCAGGCAATGGTCTGCCATCTTTGGGACGTGTCAAGCTCACTGATCTCGTGCCTGCTGAAGGCCTTCCTTCTGATTCTTATAAGCAATCAGTCTTGACTTTGTCACAATCACTTGCGCAATATTCGGCTGCCATCATTCAGTTTTCAGCTAGTGATGGGGCTCTTTTAAGATCTGGTCTAGACTCTGCTCGCCTTTACTTCCATCAGAGGGCATCTTACCCAGTTGAAGATATGATTAATGGCAATGATTCTCGTGAGTGGTGCAAGACATCTGGTTACTTTGCAAATCCTCAGCTGTGGCAGGAAACCTATGATTATAGACCAGGAGTGACGCCTATGGAGCCCAACAATACATTGGAGTGCCCTCCTGCAGGTTTGCCTGATATATTTCCCATGCTTGGAAAGGCAGCTAGAGATATACTGGATGCCATAAGCTTCTATTTAAATTTACGCAGCTCTCCATTTACTGAAATACTTGATAATGTTCCCTTGAGGAGTCGGGAAGTATCTGCCTCAGTACTTTCTGTCTGCTGTCATGCAAGGCCATCGTTCCAGGGAGCACAACACCATAATTTAACAACACAAGAGGATGGTCAGCTCAGTATGTATCCTGACCATGAGCATCAAGCTGATAAAGGTCTGATATATCTTGTTAAGTCAGATAGGCCAGGTTTGCATGTGAGAGACTTCAATGGTCAGTGGATTCTCGTAGATGGAGATCTTGGTCCTCAAGAAGCTATTGTTTTCCCCGGACTTGCACTCTATCAAGCAACAGCAGGCTATGTTAACCCTGCATTGCACAGAACTGAGGTTAATGATATGCCGACTAACATTTATGGGCGCTGCTCTCTGACTTTCAAACTTATGCCTAAGTCTATGACCCATCTTAGTTGCTCAGAAATGAGAGCAGCTGGTCATGGTGTTGAAGCTCAATTCCAGCTTCCGGTACCTGTGGATGACTTCATGCAGAGATCTCACCCAACTGATCAGCTCTTTAACAGGCATAGTTTCCAGGGTTTCAATTTCCCTACGGCACAAGATG GATCTGCGAGGCCCATGATCAGGAGGAGGAAGACTATTTCAAAATGTAAATCTTTGCCACCTTCGAAGAGATTGAGGCTAGAGGCTCAAAGGGTTCTTAAGGAGAGGGTTCAAGACATTGCAGACAAGAAAGGCATTAAGTTAAGGTTCTGTAACTTGAAGGAATGTGAGAATCACATTCATGCCCTAGATAGTCCATGTGCAAATATCAGAATGGAGATTGGGTGGCCAGCTGGAGTGCCGTTTGTTCATCCTCATGATTTACCTAATAAGGCAAAAATTGGTTTTCTCGAAGCATATGAGCCTGGTTGGGCAGAAACTCAAGAAATGGATTTTACCGAACCCGGACAGACGGGTCAACACTCAGTTAGCT GA